A window of Limisphaerales bacterium contains these coding sequences:
- a CDS encoding DUF1080 domain-containing protein encodes MRTINRLGIALTALIVCQTCLGEAAEWVKLFDGKTLAGWEGNEQSFRIEQGAIVGGSLKEKIPRNEFLCTKKTYKNFILTLEVKLLGGPKANAGIQFRTKRIPNHHEVVGYQADMGVGWWGSLYDESRRRTMLARAEAALIKQVLKPDDWNRYQIHCEGRRVRLYINGQLTVDYTEPDPKIPLAGVIALQIHGGPPSEAWYRDIKLKELP; translated from the coding sequence ATGCGAACAATTAACCGATTGGGGATCGCGCTCACCGCGCTCATTGTGTGTCAAACCTGCTTGGGGGAGGCCGCCGAGTGGGTCAAATTGTTTGATGGCAAAACTTTGGCCGGTTGGGAGGGGAACGAACAATCCTTCCGCATTGAGCAAGGGGCGATTGTGGGAGGGTCATTGAAGGAAAAGATTCCCCGCAATGAATTCTTGTGTACGAAGAAGACTTACAAAAATTTCATCCTCACGCTGGAGGTGAAGCTGCTTGGCGGCCCGAAGGCGAATGCGGGGATTCAGTTTCGCACGAAACGGATTCCGAATCACCACGAGGTGGTGGGCTATCAAGCGGATATGGGCGTGGGCTGGTGGGGCAGTTTATATGACGAATCGCGCCGCCGCACGATGCTGGCACGGGCCGAGGCGGCGTTGATCAAACAAGTGCTAAAACCTGATGATTGGAACCGTTATCAAATCCATTGCGAAGGCCGGCGCGTCCGGTTGTACATTAACGGTCAGTTGACGGTCGATTACACCGAGCCGGATCCAAAGATCCCGCTGGCGGGGGTAATCGCGTTGCAAATTCACGGCGGACCGCCGAGCGAGGCTTGGTATCGGGATATTAAGCTCAAGGAACTGCCTTAA